gtgtcttgtttttgtccttttGTGGTACTGTTTGTAACAGTATCGACTCTTCTTCTCCACGCTTCCTCTGCGAGataggtttttgtttttttttttgttctttgaaTCTGGTCGTATCATAGTTTTCTGGTGCAGATTTTTGCCTCGGTTTAGGTGATGTGGGTATCACCTGATTCTTTGTGGGTTTTTCTGGTGTGGGTGTTAACTAGGGGTGAGATTTTCCCTCTCAATTGAAATTCcctaatttgaaatttataggGTTCTATaaatttcacatatttgttCATATTTACTCAGCCACGGTTGTGTCATTCATATCGTTGATCTCGTTCCTGGCAAAGAGAGGGTTCGGATTAAGGCCAGGATTGTTCGGTTGTGGAAGGTTCCTGCTTTTCTCAATCCAAATGAATCTGGTTCTATTGAGTTGGTTCTTGTGGATTATAAGGTTAGTCTATAGAATAGTTTTATTGACATGGTTGAATAATTACTGATAGGTGTTACTTCCTACATTGGTATATTAATACATCGTCTGAGATGAATTTCCTTTGTCTTTTTAATCACATatggttgtttttgttttgttctgtgTGTGGGTTTGATTTTTGAGGATGAGTGATGATTTGTTTGTTACAATATTTTCAATTCAGGGAGGAAAAATCCATGCTTCAGTTAGGAAGCAGTTGATTCATGTGTTTGAATCTCGTCTTGAGGAGGGTCGTGTTTACGAGTTTTCCgatttttctgtttttcctCAGAGTGGTAGCTATCGCACCACTTTGCATCGATACAAGATTGGTTTCCAGTTGAAGACAGTGGTTGTGGCTGCTGAAGGTGATGATATAAGTCAATTTGGAATAAAAGTTACAAGCCTTGCAGAGATTGTTGCCCGTACTGATGATTATAAGTACTTGGTTGGTAAGtaattgttttgattttttggttgATGTCTGCTTGTTTGTTGATAGTTTTATAGATTGGTATATTGTGTGAATTTGTGTGTCTTGTCTATAGATGTCATTGGTTTGATGACTGGTATTTCCGCTGAGAGAGAGTATGTTCGTGATGGCAAATTAACTAAAATGGTGGTTATTGAGTTGACCGATGATACGTAAGTGTTGTTGTTATGTAAAATATAGTTTTTGGTTGTTTTTGTTGAATGAAATGGTTGATTTTAATGGTaatttggtttttaatttttgtggcCAGCGGCAAGTGTGAGTGTGCTTTGTTTGGTGAATATGCTGATGAGTTGAGCAAAAAAATGGGGAAATCAGCGGTCAGTGGTTTGCCTATTGTGGTTGTTCAATTTGCGAAGGTCAAGATTTTCAGAGGTAgtgtgttgattttttttttttggattttgagtGTGTATGTGATGGGTTCTTATGATTGTGTATGTGTTGTAGACAAAGCATCACTTCAGAATGTGCATAATACTACTAGGATTTTGATAAATCCAGAGATTGCTGAAGTTGAGGCATTTAGAAATAGGTATGTTTGTATGGTGCAATTGTGTATATTTAGGTGATTTAGGTGATATAATTGATTTGGTGtttttcatattaaattttactGTTTGTTGATTTTGAACAGCATTGCAGTTCATGGTATAGACAATGATCTTAGTCTTTCCATGATTGGTGATCGTCTTCGGCCAACTTTTGAGGAAGAGTTTATCCATAATATCTTTTATGTGACTTATTGAGTTTATTCTTTAGAGCAATGAGAAGTCCTTGCAACGGTGGCTTGATCACGAGCTAGAAGTCATGGTAAAAGAGCACGAAGTTCGTTTTGAGTATGAGAAGTAGAGCCAAGTGTATGCAGCACATTTTcctaatttatgttttttattattgatttaaGTGTATTGTAAATTTTAACGCTTCGACACAATCTTCAGGCGGGCTGCTCTTGTAGAGGAGTTAGCAATGCTGAGACAAGTAAATGAGCTTGCTGCCAATGGTCTCAGTCCTCCAAAAGGGAAGAATGAATTTGCTAGGTCTGCATACTTCTTCactttttgaaaatataagCATTTTCAAATAATAACACATGCAATATAAAAGGATATCGTCTCTCTTTCTGACCGCTGTTAACATTTCTCAGAGCATTCTCCATGTCGCTAAATGCAAGAATGGCCAGAATAGCTTCACTGGAGAACATGCTGAGCATATCATCTAATTCACTTGTGGCAATGGCTTCTCAACTATCTGAGGCAGAAGAACGAGAACGGGCCTTTACAAACCGTGGACACTGGAACCAGTTGCGCTCAATGGGAGAAGCCAAAATTTTGCTTCAATACATGTTCAATTCTCTTGCAGACActaggtaaaaaaaaatctcttggTCTTTTTCTCCGAACAAGATAAATGTGCATTAGTCTAAGTGGCCAAAGTTTGAATGTTTTGATCTGAATAtccaattcaattcaataaacCATTGTTTTCCTGATCACTATAAAAGGAATGGAAACGAATGACTATTAATCCCTGTTAAATTATTGTATAcactcctttttatttttactaagtGGTGTATAATGCATGCTTTTATATACTGTTAAATTTGACGTATGAGGTGTTAACTACAGGTGTCAAATGTGGGAGAAGGACATGGAGTTAAGAGAAATGAAAGATCAAATCAGGGAACTTGTAGGTCTATTACGGCAAAGCGAAATCAAGAGAAAGGAAATTGAGAAGGAACTAAAAGTGAGAGAGCACGATGTTGCAACTACATTGGCAAAGCCAGCTTCAGTAAGATCTTGTCTGCATaagattcaaaagaaaataaaccaaaaatttgaaaataaaattactgttatatttcttttattgtcAGTAGTTAATTAACCTTCACCTGATTTCAATAGGGAAATTCTCCAAATTCATTGAAACACTGTGTCGTAGACATAGCAGAACCTTTATCTCCGGATTCTGTGCCAGCACCGAAACAGCGCAAATATACACCAGGCATTGTTAATGGCCAAGTGAGGGAATCAGCAGCATTTATAGATCAAACTAGAAGGGTAATATATTCTCCCTTATATTAATTGGTATGTCTTTTCATTGGTCTAAGACTGATATTTGCAATCAATGCAGATGGTACCTATTGGGCAATTGTCGATGATAAAACTAGCAATTGCAGGACAAGCTTCTGGCAAGCTATGGAGATGGAAAAGAAGCCATCATCAGTGGCTAATACAATTCAAATGGAAGTGGCAGAAACCTTGGAAACTTTCTGAACGAATTCGACACAGTGACGAGACAATCATGAGATCAAGGCCACGTTCACAAACTTTGCCTCAAATTAAGTCATTTTGATTGTTAGTGTGATCAGCCATTTGCCGTAGCTCAGTTTTAACTATTTTACCTACAAGAATGGTCCTAGACAGAAGACATTATAAAGAACATATAACTAGATTCAGGTAATAACCCTTTTTTAGTTAAACAACTTCAAGCAAAGTCTTGCGCCATACTCCTTGTTTCTGCAGTGTGATATAAATGCTTACTAACATTCTGACGTTCCTTGTTTCTAGCTGCAGTGTGATATAATGGTTACTAACAGTATATACCCCGGTCAGTCTCGGTTAATACTCTCCACATCTTGGAAATGTTTCGGTAGTCACAGCATACGGAGCATCTTGTGAGGTGTGTTGAAATGTTGCCGACAGTTGTGAAATAATTGAGCATGGAAGATAGTTGCTTGCTTGGAGGCATTGGTAGACACATTTCCAGACATATTATCTAGGAAAATTGTCTGTCCATACCAACACTAGAAGGATCAAAAGGAAAATACtgtattttttgtcaagtatttGAAATGTGTTGAGGGTCTATTTTCCTTACTTTGAAGTTTTTATGGTCTTACTTTGTTTGATTCAATCATTGATTTTTGTGGATAAAAATATTGTAGCATTCCTGTAACATAGTGTGACCTTGTGTGTAAATGAACATTAGTTAGTATTTTGCGAAGGATTGTAGTCTCTATAAGGATTTTGTTGTAAAAGGATTTTTTTGTGGTTGTGAAAGTGTTGTAAAAGGATGTTGAATAACACTATCTGCACGTTATTAATCAGTTGTGTTTTTCTTTGCCTGATTAGTGATTACTGGTTCCTATCTGAGCCCTCATCAAATGAATCTTGAACCTTAAATTTTAAAGTAATCAGAAAACTATGTTGAACGGATATCACATACAATCATGCATTGTATTCTGTATGTGCAAGTGCATGGATCTTTTATTAACCTTTCTAAGTTGTAAGTTCAATGTTGGCTGGAGTAAGAAACAAATTTTCATCTCAAATTATCTTGCCATTAATGAATGTGTTAGTTTCCCTCTATAATAAATTTTGATAAAGCAAACAATTTggaaatattatatattgtgGATAAGTTTTGATCAGATTTACTAAATTATGCATCACTTTGGAAATGCATCCTtctcaacatatttttttagttttctgtTAGCCTCAGAGTGTTGGAAAGCACTAAGCAGATATGAGAAGTGGTAAGTACACATTCTCTGACGGACTCTTCTAACACACCCCAACAATCACATAAGTTGctcttttcaataaattaatttttttcattttataatacccatagttggaaaaaaaaactcaatgtcggataaaaaaaaaagtcatccGTGCGGGAGCACGGGTTAAATTGTATTTACTCATGGTCAATTGTATGTTGCTTTTTTGCGAGTTAAGACACGAAGTGGATTGAAAGTTATGGTTACTGATGGTAATGAATTAACCAAAACATCGACTGTAAATGTTGTTTATCCTgaagtttttcaaaaaatttaaataaaagtatatttaGTTCtgataatttatattgtatgaTTGTAAATTGTTAGAGTTTTCTTTGTATCCTTGGTGCTTGATCATGCTATATATCTTCCTCTTTTCTATTGGCTGCATGAATAGTATTTTTGGCCCATTTTTAGGGCTATCatgaatcaaacaaaaaaatgttgaaaaaaaaaaaacatacatccGTGCGGTAGCACGGGattaaaaactactaaaaatacaaaaaaaaaaatcaaatatttttcaaaaatcacataaaaacatgtttttaaGGGGAAGGAAtgcaattttttcaaaagaagaaaaatcaattttttgaacTTCCGAGGTttatcgtgccacgatgagagcacatttttttttttaaaaaaaagataaccATTACACGAGCTCATCGTGTCACGATGAATGGCTATAAAAAAAGTTACGGATTATCACTTTTTCACATCCTATTTTCGTACTGTTACTTTGCCGAATTCTTTCTAGCCTCCCAAAAACATCACAAACTTTTCTATATACTTCTaaactttcattttcttcatctcCATAACTTTTCTAACAATTCTTTCATCTCCACAAACCATAAgaaccagtgttttaaaaaccggaccgaaCATCGAACCGGTGAGGATACTaggtcactggttcattggtcgaactaccgggtcactggtcgaaccgcatgataaaccggattaaaccgaaTTAAACCGGTGaaatgaaccggtctctataataaaactatatagttattaaaccaGATTGAACCGGATGACTCGCTCTCTAAAAAAATCATGACacctaaaaaatgtaaaaatttcaaaatatcataatttcacaagtttaatttctataaattcaaattctaaaaaaattaaaattagattGAAGACCAAGGCTCTAAAAAATCATAACAcctaaaatattaaaactatTTATAAGttgctataaaaaaaatctaagtcGTAACATGAccttacaaaaaaacaaaaaagattacTAGATTAGTGTTTTATTAAGTAATGTAATTTAATAGTATCGttgtttattttaatgaaattttttatattattatcattattattaaaaaaaaaaaacacttcaccatagtaacaaaaaacaaaaacaatgatATTAGTGGGCCAAGCCATTTAAATGTTAGTGGGTCAAGTCCAAACTAACCCTAAATATTACTACAAGtctcatgttttctctttaggcccccatggttcttttttccctttaataaaaatttcggttgctaggaatcaaattttttttgccttgaaaaaaattcggtttctgttaaccgagttttccctgaatttgaactagaaaaaacttcagtttctgcgaaccgaagtttttagcaaggacaaaattgaaatatttggggATATAAAAAATACATGGAAGACCTAGGGAGAAAACATCCTCATAATCCCCTCCCTTGCAACAAGAGAAgcgtcgtttttttttttttttgaacaacaaaGAAGCATTGTTTCCCTTTCTTCTAGCAACACCattctttcaagtttcaacttttaatcttcttattttttcattGCAGCAAGTTGTAACATTATAATGATTTCTCTTTGAAAAAACTACGATTTGTTCTGTTTCATCTAATTCTCCCACAACTCTTTAACAATATTGTAGAGATCTTTCTATTCACTATTCTACTCAGATCTTCTCCTACTCTACTCACTTCTTCTCTGACTCAATTCTTCTACTGCCTTTGTAATTTGTATTTTCtggatgttaaaaaaaattgtattttctgGTGTACAATGTTTTCTAATTTGtattttcaacataaaaaaatgacagaaaagtaaaaaaaaaaaaccgcaTGCAATCGAACCGGCGGTTTGGGGAAccggccggttcaccggtttttccGGTTTTGAGCGGTTCCCACCGGTCTAACAGCTTATCCGATCCAACGTTTGAACCAGACTGGACCATTTCCGATTCCCGGTTCAATCGACCGGTCCgatccggtttttaaaacactgataAGAACTCAacttttacaataaaaaatcaaacctTTTCCACAAAAATCCAAACTTTCCCACTTTTTCACATTTTCTACCCTTCCACACCCGTCTAAACTTCTAAATAGCTGAGTTTGCACTATTCTACCAAATCAACTTGGCATAAACGAACTTAAGCCTATAGTTATATGGAATACGGAGTTTAATGATGaatatttgagaaaataaattgaattccTTGTGGTTATAATTTCCACATACTCATGAAGTAAATGTACTATTAATTGTTGGATTAAGATTAGATTATCCAAATTGCAATATatgttttcatttaaaaaatatgaaattaaattttaaacaatttaattttgatcCCACTATATATCACTGACAATTGATTATGTCAATGCATGGAAATCACAACTACAAggaatctaaattcatgtgaaaACCTTACGAGACAGGCCTACGACACGATGGGCAAGTTCTAGACGTATTGAGCCACCTCATAATGCAATCTTGATGATAAACATGACAACACGGGTTGGGCAACTGAATTACTTCCGGGGCAGACCCAGATATAAATTATTAGTGGggctaattttttttagtattatcgaaaaaattcatcatcatcCTGATAATTTGGttaaacaacaaataatatatgaaattacTACTAATATAATgtatattcaaaaaaagaagGTGTTGTTCCTTCAAATCATAATACCTTGCAAGTTATAAAATGAACCAAGTCTACCACCAAACGTTTTAaatgtgaaattctggtacacagtagacaagtgttgtccacgatgtgccgacacttgtcgcaacacttgtcttagcagtaagaacaataaaacagagcattaaaaacatatactgaaaagcataaacgacacacataattgttaacccagttcagcctaacagcctaatctgggggataccaatccaggaggaaattcactatcagcagtattaattcggagctaaactcccccgtttacaactcctcacttaatccctacccaatgacacttctacctaggaactcctagatatgagaccctgtctcactcccctcaaccttacaaccagtaaggatttcaataacaacataatggagacactctccttgacaaagatgaagtcgacacacttcaataacatcaccacctagccaacgactaagttcacaatttggagttgcttaaaagcttcctccaagacaatactcaactcattacctataggtttctgagtgaggacatagtgaccatctcacaacccgagtggttcactttacaccaactctcctagagagtggcttaaagacacgaaacccttaaaagactacatctttgatattctattttagcttcaagtttcggttcataaaatagggttagcagcaccctttaaatagcatagcctcgtgggcttttcataatgcttcagctccaagaaatcttctagatgcaaaatatatatttttatcaaatctttctttgcatcaaatattccttccataaatatatttgttgtaaatatattttaaaattaaatcttctaatcttctggaaacacaaagatttatttgaaataaatcttttatattttctgcagcaatcttcacaagatatatttttgaaaataatagttctatttttgaaacacaaaaatatattttccaaaaatataattcctttggaaaatagaactagggttcagctgccttctgaaacacattgatcacgtgcgccttgttgtataagaaaccacgaaataattcttcaatcgaatcttcgaaagattgagtagaaaataataacgctagctggcgcgaacaatcagacatacaagtgttgttacatctgtcgcaacacttggcgtaagcacatatgtctcaacacttggctaaaagatgtttttgcaaaatgtagccaatatacaaaaacccaacaatctccccctttggcaaattttggctaaaacaatattagaccagtatatagagagatacagtattacctttccttcaagtcaacatgatcacacaactaggaaagaaagtaacacatagtaagactacttccaagagaggtgAGTaccatcagaggcatgcaatagcaggaataaacacatatagcctcacagagcagatagagagaaataaactctcatagtggattcaaagataggagaaataaactcctataatcagagtacatccattcaacaaaagatcaccagggaaaaataaattcccacaaacatagaactaggaaaaataaattcccagccaccagagaataaagccaagatgtctcagcatctggcatcacacttgtcacttattcatactaccactccccctgaatttatGCATGACAGagcacaagcatacaatgtaatcaaccataggaactacaacatccttgtaatagcagaagcattcaatcagagtgatTAACGCTTAATAgttgttgtagacacacatgtgtgcattcataaataagcatgtacaagttacccatatttctatgaatgtaactaactaagtcacccatattgctatgaatgtgacctaaatcacccatatttctatgactgtgatcctaagcataaaagtcatccatatttctatgattatgactaagcacgatgaatcatccatatttctatgactatgattatgatcatgccctatgctacaaatttaaatgctttttggaattcttgcaacacatcacacagagctgaaggtaacatttactccacttagacataggcctagaagattaacacatcgcagaaagaaccgcaacaacatacacaccagatgtcagcacatctgtccacacatcacgcagataccagatgtcagcacatctgtccacacattacgcagatagatcttacatatcacagatcactactccccctttttagccacaaattctgacaaataaagtcagtgtgcattaaacaaaagaatagaggcaaagaggtaccatagcagtatcagaagtgcaagttacataacagagagaactaaactctcacaaaagaaccacatagggagaaataaactcccacatactgagaaaaataaattctcacacatcagatcaggatgtctagacatcAGACATGACATCACACATCAGGAACATAACACTCCCACAACCATTAAACACActatcagagcataagctagcagaacacattatcaagctagctacacactactactcctcctgaatagcatttctccccctcaacacatgcatatatatatatatatatatatatatatatatattactcatactccccctcaatacgagcatagaagcataagaacagcaacttcaccaaatgtaagaacattggtccacacatttgtccacacacacactactcctcctttttagtcataattttgacaaacatcatacatatcagaacacagAGTAGCAAAAACAGAAATATCCAGAGTGCAGATATTCCAGACCATAGGCAcatacaggtgctagaaatccatggcctagcccacaaatgatacggagaacaaaagtagtggaaagagaacatgcgcgctttcatccacaataccatgaccaaactccaacagtatagcatgaagatcataagtaacaaggcataaacctatactatcttcatcacatcaaccacatagtgcacagagctactacaaccaaatataacaccatgggatacatagttcatcagatatatatcagaagtggaggaaccatatcatatccaccacatcaaactccatagtcaacactcataaaatagacattttccccttgtttccacaacatgacaagagcatgagaaaacattgttcttggaaacaacatgtaccaaccggcagagaaaacaatgttaggaacatgtggtccgacaaaagaaatctatagtcagaagtcaaagacactccttttttttttctttttttttttttggctttggagtgcttctgatctttcaatctcaaagagttgtctcataatactcttagagattacacccataaaggttattggtagcttcaccataaacgcTGTAGCTTGCTTCATAGTTAAAAACATACTCACAAAAAATCCAGCTTCTCATAACATTATCTCCttcaaaacacaaatttctatttctagacattttcttcaaaatgaatgaaacattctcTAAGAGGACAAAAGAGATGTCAACTCTCTTCCTGTCAAGTGACAATGATGCCCAGAACatcatcctcaatatttggctcatagtcaaccacattctagcattttggtgacagatgttgtacacaatgttggaacacttgagataacacgatgttgagacagatgttacaacatctcgtaccagaacagacaagttattcaacacagatgagtattattcagtgtcaatctcaagagacatataccaaaagcatcttcaacaatagatatattgtcatcacataagaacatcaaactagaggtttcagaaacaggtctgaaacaatcacttaccatagtagtaatcacctttgatcatcacatatctgagcattatcgcATCTGATCATAACACATTtgaacacatataatacttctcagcagaatgcacatccaaacaatcgtaccatgctagttctcttttagtcacactttgtgcaacaactttggtcaagtggaagatcatcaagattagtttcttctaccacattcaaaaccttaatactccaaaccaccattagttgatcttcaacctcattagattgaggactctcagaaccatatcagcataagtttgggggattgcagaacaggtttcaacaacactaactGGTTGGTCCAGGATTTT
This portion of the Trifolium pratense cultivar HEN17-A07 linkage group LG3, ARS_RC_1.1, whole genome shotgun sequence genome encodes:
- the LOC123914924 gene encoding replication protein A 70 kDa DNA-binding subunit A-like, with translation MWVSPDSLWVFLVHGCVIHIVDLVPGKERVRIKARIVRLWKVPAFLNPNESGSIELVLVDYKGGKIHASVRKQLIHVFESRLEEGRVYEFSDFSVFPQSGSYRTTLHRYKIGFQLKTVVVAAEGDDISQFGIKVTSLAEIVARTDDYKYLVDVIGLMTGISAEREYVRDGKLTKMVVIELTDDTGKCECALFGEYADELSKKMGKSAVSGLPIVVVQFAKVKIFRDKASLQNVHNTTRILINPEIAEVEAFRNSIAVHGIDNDLSLSMIGDRLRPTFEEEFIHNIFYVTY
- the LOC123919081 gene encoding kinesin-like protein KIN-4A; the protein is MSLNARMARIASLENMLSISSNSLVAMASQLSEAEERERAFTNRGHWNQLRSMGEAKILLQYMFNSLADTRCQMWEKDMELREMKDQIRELVGLLRQSEIKRKEIEKELKVREHDVATTLAKPASGNSPNSLKHCVVDIAEPLSPDSVPAPKQRKYTPGIVNGQVRESAAFIDQTRRMVPIGQLSMIKLAIAGQASGKLWRWKRSHHQWLIQFKWKWQKPWKLSERIRHSDETIMRSRPRSQTLPQIKSF